One Deinococcus grandis DNA window includes the following coding sequences:
- a CDS encoding ABC transporter substrate-binding protein, translating to MKKRFLFPTLLALAGSSALADKVVSIGYSGPLSGGAAFYGKDVQSGIDMAIAELNRSGVTVKGEKVTFKLVALDDRYLPNETATNVKRLTSQGIDVIFVPHAGGILTVQPLTTRDPEFLLVAYSSEPKILESRNPLTFMLPPRYDNYLQPFAATQMKAFGKRLGLIGTTSAYGKQWTDAISDEWKKQGGTVLSNNGVDYNTTVDYSSAVTKALAEKPDVLFIGGPSQPTALVVKAAREQGFKGGFIVMDQAKFEQMDQVIPRNYLDGSVGVLPTKEFPGTQVFVTLYQRLYKKVPTSEAALNYMGMNIIAKAMELAGTTDDPQAIRAQLNAASKALPQSKTVYKLFGVTEKGHVDAEFVVASVKGGQYTRLRLIKTFK from the coding sequence ATGAAGAAACGGTTCCTCTTCCCCACCCTGCTCGCCCTGGCGGGCAGCTCCGCGCTGGCCGACAAGGTCGTGAGCATCGGGTACTCCGGCCCCCTGTCCGGCGGCGCGGCGTTCTACGGCAAGGACGTCCAGAGCGGCATCGACATGGCCATCGCCGAACTGAACCGCTCGGGCGTGACCGTCAAGGGCGAGAAGGTCACGTTCAAGCTGGTCGCGCTGGACGACCGCTATCTGCCGAACGAGACCGCCACGAACGTCAAACGCCTAACCAGCCAGGGCATCGACGTGATCTTCGTGCCGCACGCCGGGGGCATCCTGACCGTGCAGCCCCTGACCACCCGCGACCCGGAATTCCTGCTCGTGGCGTACTCCAGCGAACCGAAGATCCTCGAGTCCCGCAACCCGCTGACGTTCATGCTCCCGCCCCGCTACGATAACTACCTGCAGCCCTTCGCCGCCACGCAGATGAAGGCCTTCGGCAAGCGCCTGGGCCTGATCGGCACGACCAGCGCGTACGGCAAGCAGTGGACGGACGCGATCAGCGACGAGTGGAAGAAGCAGGGCGGCACGGTCCTGTCGAACAACGGCGTGGACTACAACACCACCGTGGACTACTCCAGCGCCGTCACGAAGGCCCTGGCGGAGAAACCCGACGTGCTGTTCATCGGCGGGCCCAGCCAGCCCACCGCGCTGGTCGTGAAGGCCGCGCGCGAGCAGGGCTTCAAGGGCGGGTTCATCGTGATGGACCAGGCGAAGTTCGAGCAGATGGACCAGGTCATCCCGCGCAACTACCTGGACGGCAGCGTGGGCGTGCTGCCCACCAAGGAGTTCCCGGGCACACAGGTGTTCGTGACGCTGTACCAGCGCCTGTACAAGAAGGTGCCCACCAGCGAGGCCGCGCTGAACTACATGGGCATGAACATCATCGCCAAGGCCATGGAACTCGCCGGGACGACCGACGACCCCCAGGCGATCCGCGCGCAGCTGAACGCCGCCTCGAAGGCGCTGCCGCAGAGCAAGACGGTGTACAAGCTGTTCGGCGTGACCGAGAAGGGCCACGTGGACGCGGAATTCGTGGTGGCCAGCGTCAAGGGCGGGCAGTACACCCGCCTGCGCCTGATCAAGACGTTCAAGTAA
- a CDS encoding branched-chain amino acid ABC transporter permease: MSRFVWPALFVLAAAVPFLHPSGYLLDVGVNIMLWAVLAYGLNVMLGYTGLLPLAHAGFFGIGAYTTGILTLKAGWSFWLAWPAGTLLAALAGLLLGLVAFRTRGDAFSIFTLGVGVIITLVINKWDDLTGGNDGLNGIPAPAGLEEASRAIGLKLSGGFYLLALLTLALTVLIVARARASSFGLSLLAIRGGEDLARSAGVNVYTHKLRAMMLSTALAGLAGGLYATYVGFLGSAVTGPTTTFTVLLYLLVGGLGTLAGPLLGTALIYSLTQTLKGLQDYQYIVFGPLLVLLVMYAPHGLAGLWTRLRANRPARAAKTKEVSGA, from the coding sequence GTGAGCCGGTTCGTGTGGCCCGCGCTGTTCGTGCTGGCGGCCGCCGTGCCGTTCCTGCATCCCAGCGGGTACCTGCTGGACGTCGGCGTGAACATCATGCTGTGGGCGGTCCTCGCGTACGGCCTGAACGTCATGCTGGGGTACACGGGACTGCTGCCGCTGGCGCACGCGGGCTTCTTCGGAATCGGGGCGTACACGACCGGCATCCTGACCCTGAAGGCCGGGTGGAGTTTCTGGCTGGCGTGGCCCGCCGGGACCCTGCTGGCCGCGCTGGCGGGGCTGCTGCTGGGGCTGGTGGCGTTCCGCACGCGCGGGGACGCCTTCTCGATCTTCACGCTGGGCGTGGGCGTGATCATCACGCTGGTCATCAACAAGTGGGACGACCTGACCGGCGGGAACGACGGCCTGAACGGCATCCCCGCCCCCGCCGGGCTGGAGGAGGCCTCGCGCGCCATCGGCCTGAAACTGTCCGGGGGCTTCTACCTGCTGGCCCTGCTGACGCTGGCGCTGACGGTGCTGATCGTGGCGCGCGCCCGCGCGAGCAGTTTCGGGCTGTCCCTGCTCGCCATCCGCGGTGGCGAGGACCTCGCGCGCAGCGCGGGCGTGAACGTGTACACCCACAAGCTGCGCGCCATGATGCTCTCGACGGCGCTGGCCGGACTGGCGGGCGGGCTGTACGCCACGTACGTGGGCTTCCTGGGTTCGGCGGTGACCGGGCCGACCACGACCTTCACGGTGCTGCTGTACCTGCTCGTCGGGGGCCTGGGGACGCTGGCGGGACCGCTGCTGGGCACGGCATTGATCTACAGCCTCACCCAGACGCTCAAGGGGCTGCAGGACTACCAGTACATCGTGTTCGGGCCGCTGCTGGTGCTGCTCGTGATGTACGCCCCGCACGGCCTGGCGGGCCTGTGGACGCGACTGCGCGCCAATCGCCCGGCCCGCGCGGCGAAGACCAAGGAGGTCAGCGGTGCTTGA
- a CDS encoding ABC transporter ATP-binding protein, whose protein sequence is MLEIRDLTVRYGAFTALHALNLSVQRGEIVVLLGANGAGKSTLFRTLSGLHRPAGGSATWNGTSLTTGRPEQNVASGVAQCPEGRLLFPELSVEKNLRLGAFVHRRDPAGTARELDRAYDLFPALVEKRHAPAGSLSGGQQQMVAIARALMARPQLLLLDEPSLGLAPLVVEQVFSAVQRVNETGVTVLLAEQNAFAALSIAHRGYVLEGGRLTLEGTQQALMTDDRVRSAYLGV, encoded by the coding sequence ATGCTTGAGATCCGCGACCTGACCGTCCGCTACGGCGCCTTCACGGCGCTGCACGCCCTGAACCTCAGCGTGCAGCGCGGCGAGATCGTCGTGCTGCTCGGCGCGAACGGCGCGGGCAAGAGCACCCTCTTCCGCACCCTGAGCGGCCTGCACCGCCCCGCGGGCGGCAGCGCCACCTGGAACGGCACGAGCCTCACCACCGGCCGCCCGGAGCAGAACGTCGCCAGCGGGGTCGCGCAGTGCCCCGAGGGTCGCCTGCTGTTCCCGGAACTGAGCGTCGAGAAGAACCTGCGCCTCGGCGCGTTCGTGCACCGCCGCGACCCGGCCGGAACCGCCCGCGAACTGGACCGCGCGTACGACCTCTTCCCCGCTCTGGTCGAGAAACGGCACGCGCCCGCCGGGAGCCTCTCGGGCGGGCAGCAGCAGATGGTCGCCATCGCCCGCGCGCTCATGGCGCGCCCGCAACTGCTGCTGCTGGACGAACCCAGCCTGGGCCTCGCGCCGCTGGTCGTCGAGCAGGTGTTCAGCGCCGTGCAGCGCGTCAACGAGACCGGCGTGACCGTCCTGCTGGCCGAACAGAACGCCTTCGCGGCGCTGAGCATCGCCCACCGCGGCTACGTCCTCGAAGGCGGGCGCCTGACACTGGAAGGCACCCAGCAGGCCCTGATGACCGACGACCGCGTCCGCAGCGCCTATCTGGGCGTGTAG
- a CDS encoding ABC transporter ATP-binding protein, which translates to MLDVENLGIRFGGLHAVRDVTASIPAGQITAIIGPNGAGKSTFFNLISGFYRPTTGAVRFQGEDLTRRPTHEVVARGVARTFQTTTIYRELSVLENAMIGHRVRTRAGLLDALLRTPRERRDAQGSRDGALRALERVGLVRQAHLPAGALTQEGQKRVGIAMALASEPKLLLLDEPAAGMNPEETVNLMALIRDLVAGGLTVALVEHKMSLVMGLADHILVLHHGQLIAQGTPAQVSRDPTVIEAYLGSHAHGGQMGQGAQGGEAAHA; encoded by the coding sequence GTGCTTGACGTCGAGAACCTGGGCATCCGCTTCGGCGGGCTGCACGCCGTGCGGGACGTGACCGCCAGCATCCCCGCCGGGCAGATCACCGCGATCATCGGGCCGAACGGGGCGGGCAAGAGCACGTTCTTCAACCTGATCAGCGGCTTCTACCGCCCCACCACGGGCGCTGTCCGTTTCCAGGGCGAGGACCTGACCCGCCGCCCCACCCACGAGGTCGTCGCGCGCGGCGTGGCCCGCACCTTCCAGACGACCACCATCTACCGGGAACTGAGCGTCCTGGAGAACGCCATGATCGGCCACCGCGTCCGCACGCGCGCCGGGCTGCTCGACGCGCTGCTGCGCACGCCCCGCGAACGGCGCGACGCGCAGGGGAGCCGCGACGGCGCGCTGCGCGCCCTGGAACGCGTGGGGCTGGTCCGGCAGGCGCACCTGCCCGCCGGGGCCCTGACGCAGGAGGGCCAGAAGCGCGTGGGGATCGCCATGGCGCTCGCCAGCGAACCGAAACTGCTGCTGCTGGACGAACCAGCCGCCGGGATGAACCCCGAGGAGACCGTGAACCTCATGGCCCTGATCCGCGACCTGGTCGCGGGCGGCCTGACCGTCGCGCTGGTCGAGCACAAGATGAGCCTCGTGATGGGCCTCGCGGATCACATCCTGGTGCTGCACCACGGGCAGCTGATCGCGCAGGGCACCCCGGCCCAGGTCAGCCGCGACCCGACCGTGATCGAGGCGTACCTGGGCTCGCACGCGCACGGCGGGCAGATGGGCCAGGGCGCGCAGGGCGGGGAGGCCGCACATGCTTGA
- a CDS encoding GNAT family N-acetyltransferase: MNVTPLALHHAPLLHQLYRAAPGYFALLGTRLPSQKDVERDVEIALLDPRRSLELLYDDHGELFGSLDCKHDYPEPGDLTINLLLIREDRQSQGLGEQVVRHLEDRVPGGTTRILASVLGENPRGARFWERLGYTFTMDARPVMSWYARPLTPPRTQPASGVPIASD, translated from the coding sequence TTGAACGTCACGCCGCTGGCGCTGCATCACGCGCCGCTGCTTCACCAGCTGTACCGGGCCGCGCCCGGTTACTTCGCCCTGCTGGGCACCCGCCTCCCCTCCCAGAAGGACGTCGAACGGGACGTCGAGATCGCGCTGCTGGACCCCAGGCGCAGCCTCGAACTGCTGTACGACGACCACGGCGAACTGTTCGGCAGCCTGGACTGCAAGCACGACTACCCGGAACCCGGGGACCTGACCATCAACCTGCTGCTGATCCGCGAGGACCGCCAGTCGCAGGGCCTGGGCGAGCAGGTCGTGCGGCACCTCGAGGACCGCGTGCCGGGCGGCACCACGCGCATCCTGGCCAGCGTACTGGGCGAGAATCCGCGCGGGGCGCGCTTCTGGGAGCGGCTGGGCTACACCTTCACGATGGACGCCCGCCCGGTCATGAGTTGGTACGCGCGTCCCCTGACGCCGCCACGCACGCAACCGGCCAGCGGTGTGCCCATCGCCAGCGACTGA
- a CDS encoding branched-chain amino acid ABC transporter permease produces MSTVLQQLFNALALGGVYALVALGLTLVYGVMRVPNFAHGGLYMLGAYLTYAALTGLKVGFLPALLLSALGVALLAALMERVIFHPLRNAPHVHPMIAAIGVLFFLEALISHPRVFGPDFKQIAEPLPGIVNLGGVTLTWQRLLIIAASVLVMLGLNYFLKRTLTGATIEAMSQNREGARLVGINTNRVGMLTFAISGALAATAASLIAPINAVTPGMGEVMNLKVFAIIILGGMGSVPGAIVGAFLLAFTEVFGGFYISLDFADVIGFAMLVLVLALRPQGLFRKGT; encoded by the coding sequence TTGTCGACGGTGCTGCAACAACTGTTCAACGCGCTGGCGCTGGGGGGCGTGTACGCCCTGGTGGCGCTGGGGCTGACGCTGGTGTACGGCGTGATGCGCGTCCCGAACTTCGCGCACGGCGGGCTGTACATGCTGGGCGCGTACCTGACGTACGCGGCGCTGACGGGTCTGAAGGTGGGGTTCCTGCCCGCGCTGCTGCTGTCGGCGCTGGGCGTGGCGCTGCTCGCCGCGCTGATGGAACGCGTGATCTTCCATCCGCTGCGGAACGCCCCGCACGTGCACCCGATGATCGCGGCGATCGGGGTGCTGTTCTTCCTGGAGGCGCTGATCTCGCACCCGCGGGTGTTCGGGCCGGATTTCAAGCAGATCGCCGAGCCGCTGCCCGGCATCGTGAACCTGGGCGGCGTGACGCTGACGTGGCAGCGGCTGCTGATCATCGCGGCGAGCGTGCTGGTGATGCTGGGCCTGAACTACTTCCTGAAACGCACCCTGACCGGCGCGACCATCGAGGCCATGAGCCAGAACCGCGAGGGCGCGCGGCTGGTGGGCATCAACACCAACCGGGTGGGGATGCTGACCTTCGCGATCAGCGGGGCGCTCGCCGCGACCGCCGCGAGCCTGATCGCACCGATCAACGCGGTGACGCCGGGCATGGGTGAGGTCATGAACCTGAAGGTGTTCGCGATCATCATCCTGGGCGGCATGGGCAGCGTGCCGGGCGCGATCGTGGGCGCGTTCCTGCTGGCGTTCACGGAGGTGTTCGGAGGGTTCTACATCAGCCTCGACTTCGCGGACGTGATCGGCTTCGCGATGCTGGTGCTCGTGCTCGCGCTGCGCCCGCAGGGGCTGTTCAGGAAGGGCACGTGA